In one window of Nomascus leucogenys isolate Asia chromosome 1a, Asia_NLE_v1, whole genome shotgun sequence DNA:
- the GCNT1 gene encoding beta-1,3-galactosyl-O-glycosyl-glycoprotein beta-1,6-N-acetylglucosaminyltransferase, which yields MLRTLLRRRLFSYPTKYYFVVLVLSLITFSVLRIHQKPEFVSVRHLELAGENPSSDINCTKVLQGDVNEIQKVKLEILTVKFKKRLRWTPDDYINMTSDCTSFIKRRKYIVEPLSKEEAEFPIAYSIVVHHKIEMLDRLLRAIYMPQNFYCIHVDTKSEDSYLAAVMGIASCFSNVFVASRLESVVYASWSRVQADLNCMKDLYAMNANWKYLINLCGMDFPIKTNLEIVRKLKLLMGENNLETERMPSHKEERWKKRYEVVNGKLTNTGTVKMLPPLETPLFSGSAYFVVSREYVGYVLQNEKIQKFVEWAQDTYSPDEYLWATIQRIPEVPGSLSASHKYDLSDMQAVARFVKWQYFEGDVSKGAPYPPCDGVHVRSVCIFGAGDLNWMLRQHHLFANKFDVDVDLFAIQCLDEHLRHKALETLKH from the coding sequence ATGCTGAGGACGTTGCTGCGAAGGAGACTTTTTTCTTATCCCACTAAATACTACTTTGTGGTTCTTGTTTTATCCCTAATCACCTTCTCCGTTTTAAGGATTCATCAAAAGCCCGAATTTGTAAGTGTCAGACACTTGGAGCTTGCTGGGGAGAATCCTAGTAGTGATATTAATTGCACCAAAGTTTTACAGGGTGATGTAAATGAAATCCAAAAGGTAAAGCTTGAGATCCTAacagtgaaatttaaaaagcGCCTTCGGTGGACACCTGATGACTATATAAACATGACCAGTGACTGTACTTCTTTCATCAAGAGACGCAAATATATTGTAGAACCCCTTAGTAAAGAAGAGGCGGAGTTTCCAATAGCATATTCTATAGTGGTTCATCACAAGATTGAAATGCTTGACAGGCTGCTGAGGGCCATCTATATGCCTCAGAATTTCTATTGCATTCACGTGGACACAAAATCCGAGGATTCCTATTTAGCTGCAGTGATGGGCATCGCTTCCTGTTTTAGTAATGTCTTTGTGGCCAGCCGATTGGAGAGTGTGGTTTATGCATCGTGGAGCCGCGTTCAGGCTGACCTCAACTGCATGAAGGACCTCTATGCAATGAATGCAAACTGGAAGTACTTGATAAATCTTTGTGGTATGGATTTTCCTATTAAAACCAACCTAGAAATTGTCAGGAAGCTCAAGTTGTTAATGGGAGAAAACAACCTGGAAACGGAGAGGATGCCATCCCATAAAGAAGAAAGGTGGAAAAAGCGGTATGAGGTCGTTAATGGAAAGCTGACAAACACAGGGACTGTCAAAATGCTTCCTCCGCTTGAAACACCTCTTTTTTCTGGCAGTGCCTACTTCGTGGTCAGTAGGGAGTATGTGGGGTACGTACTACAGaatgaaaaaatccaaaagtttgtGGAGTGGGCGCAAGACACATACAGCCCTGATGAGTATCTCTGGGCCACCATCCAAAGGATTCCTGAAGTCCCGGGCTCACTCTCTGCCAGCCATAAGTATGATTTGTCTGACATGCAAGCAGTTGCCAGGTTTGTCAAGTGGCAGTACTTTGAGGGTGATGTTTCCAAGGGTGCTCCCTACCCACCCTGCGATGGAGTCCATGTGCGCTCAGTGTGCATTTTCGGAGCTGGTGACTTGAACTGGATGCTGCGCCAACACCACTTGTTTGCCAATAAGTTTGACGTGGATGTTGACCTCTTTGCCATCCAGTGTTTGGATGAGCATTTGAGACACAAAGCTTTGGAGACATTAAAACACTGA